From one Cydia strobilella chromosome 24, ilCydStro3.1, whole genome shotgun sequence genomic stretch:
- the LOC134751976 gene encoding uncharacterized protein LOC134751976 isoform X2 → MVRNYIRKTDRGMTYSKEKLKEAVAKIRSGELNGYEAANRYNIPRTTLYDYAKGKTFRSLTLGKPPALSSELEKVIADNLLALQENGFYFGRKDTLDLVGLYLKENKIRHPFKSGKPGECWLTSFCKRTNVTCKPLYKEFGNQDKGVIMVKEYYCILEMRIDKLELADKPGQIWHIEEHSFYRGKRVNSYDKEKDLTIVTICSAEGRKAPLLTVFKGKESHEWMLGKHVNVSHNSGMCREVFKSYFTTAFLNYIDDSKPNLVIFQGQSSLIDLDIIEAARKGQVTLIHAPTYLENINISIARTLKLKWDQIFGESTKEFATAASQRFDDLLEIEISEDFKNAGVHPFATICDSKLGSDRLKIYEEFVWFKDRHQNSMQMNKDTEQVMVNEDMEFQMNFEAEFDSSTSMSMTEEVQTPNKSSGEILRRALISVKKELMQHEQIRNNDRELTKAEEDHLVQYVTDLTNAGFIITEDQLIEAVDNIQGNPFKTRDQHRYTYECFLKSHPRLKEKLSRDVSDKITQESINVWLYRVRVYLKKHNLEEVLRQPRRIFNFGEIALNLNTKAKDQDHETDITNDDITVFVTASADGDVQAPSVLFPIKQSISCPWSKAEILTDQITDVFYDWLTEHDIQLPVVLFVHQMTHINLALFEFCKEKQIVLLALPHVEIQPLKEVFLPLREYWNENNDIKTFKKEELAKVLENYVKQDLSKEITKSFKACGIYPFNTNVKYNTNDIQTETSVKENHKEGKKVNEYQVNLLGEVEKRISSELLEEFKKTGDVWQGDPRHVSLFLFWKNVRDENKEDRREAEGTGKVFVEVCLEDVNDSAPGCNVSNMLI, encoded by the exons ATGGTTCGAAACTACATCCGCAAAACTGACAGAGGCATGACGTACAGCAAAGAGAAACTAAAGGAGGCGGTCGCGAAGATCCGATCAGGAGAGCTGAACGGGTACGAAGCCGCCAACAGATACAACATACCTCGGACAACCTTGTACGACTACGCCAAAGGCAAGACTTTCAGGTCACTAACCCTCGGGAAACCACCAGCCCTTTCATCAGAACTCGAAAAAGTTATAGCTGATAATCTCCTAGCGCTACAGGAGAACGGATTCTATTTCGGAAGAAAAGACACATTAGATCTTGTGGGACTATATTTGAAAGAGAACAAGATAAGACATCCGTTTAAGTCTGGGAAACCTGGAGAATGCTGGCTAACCTCGTTCTGTAAAAGAACGAATGTAACTTGCAAACCGCTGTATAAAGAATTTGGGAATCAAGACAAAGGAGTAATTATGGTTAAGGAATATTATTGTATACTAGAAATGAGGATAGATAAGCTAGAATTAGCGGATAAACCGGGACAGATTTGGCATATTGAAGAGCATAGCTTTTATAGAGGGAAGAGAGTGAATAGTTATGATAAAGAAAAGGATCTAACTATTGTGACAATTTGTAGTGCTGAAGGCAGGAAAGCTCCACTTTTAACTGTCTTCAAAGGCAAGGAAAGCCACGAGTGGATGCTAGGAAAGCATGTAAATGTCAGCCATAACAGTGGTATGTGTAGAGAAGTATTTAAAAGCTATTTTACGACGGCATTCCTGAATTATATTGACGATAGTAAACCAAATTTGGTAATATTCCAAGGACAGAGCTCTCTAATTGATCTCGATATCATTGAGGCGGCAAGAAAAGGTCAAGTGACATTAATTCATGCCCCTACTTATTTGGAAAACATAAATATATCGATCGCTAGAACTTTGAAGCTTAAGTGGGACCAAATATTCGGGGAATCTACTAAAGAGTTTGCAACAGCCGCATCTCAGCGTTTCGACGATCTACTAGAGATTGAAATAAGCGAGGACTTCAAAAACGCCGGCGTCCATCCATTTGCCACGATTTGTGACAGTAAATTGGGAAGCGATCGTTTGAAAATCTACGAAGAATTTGTATGGTTTAAGGATAGGCATCAGAATAGCATGCAGATGAACAAGGATACAGAACAAGTGATGGTGAATGAAGATATGGAATTTCAAATGAATTTTGAGGCGGAATTTGACAGTTCGACATCGATGTCGATG ACTGAAGAAGTACAAACACCAAACAAATCCAGCGGCGAGATATTAAGAAGAGCCTTGATTTCTGTCAAAAAGGAACTAATGCAACATGAACAGATCCGTAACAATGATAGGGAATTAACCAAAGCTGAGGAGGACCATCTAGTTCAATATGTCACGGATTTAACTAACGCTGGATTTATAATAACTGAAGACCAATTAATTGAAGCCGTGGACAATATACAAGGAAACCCGTTTAAGACTAGGGACCAACATCGTTACACGTACGAGTGTTTCTTAAAAAGCCACCCTAGACTGAAAGAGAAATTATCACGAGATGTATCAGACAAAATTACACAAGAATCTATTAACGTCTGGCTTTATCGTGTACGGGTGtatctcaaaaaacacaatCTAGAAGAAGTCCTACGTCAGCCAAGACGAATTTTCAACTTCGGAGAGATAGCTCTAAATCTCAATACTAAAGCTAAAGACCAAGATCATGAAACCGATATTACGAATGATGATATAACAGTTTTCGTAACAGCATCAGCAGATGGCGATGTACAAGCTCCTTCTGTTTTATTCCCAATTAAGCAATCAATAAGCTGTCCCTGGTCGAAAGCAGAAATCCTTACCGATCAAATAACTGATGTATTTTATGACTGGTTGACTGAACACGATATTCAACTCCCTGTTGTCTTATTTGTACACCAAATGACTCACATCAACCTGGCTTTGTTTGAATTCTGCAAAGAAAAGCAAATTGTACTTTTAGCTTTACCACATGTCGAAATACAACCTCTGAAAGAAGTTTTTCTGCCATTAAGAGAATATTGGAATGAGAATAATGATATTAAAACGTTCAAAAAAGAAGAACTAGCAAAGGTGTTGGAAAATTATGTTAAACAGGACTTGAGCAAGGAAATTACGAAGAGTTTTAAAGCATGTGGCATATATCCTTTCAATACAAATGTTAAATACAATACGAATGATATTCAAACCGAAACATCCGTTAAAGAAAATCATAAAGAGGGAAAAAAAGTAAACGAATACCAAGTTAATCTTCTAGGAGAAGTAGAAAAAAGAATTTCAAGCGAACTCTTAGAAGAATTCAAAAAAACTGGAGATGTATGGCAAGGAGATCCTCGACATGTCAGTCTTTTTTTGTTCTGGAAGAATGTCCGCGATGAAAACAAAGAAGATAGAAGAGAGGCAGAAGGCACGGGAAAAGTGTTTGTGGAGGTCTGTTTAGAAGACGTGAACGATAGTGCTCCGGGTTGCAATGTTTCGAATatgttgatttaa
- the LOC134751976 gene encoding uncharacterized protein LOC134751976 isoform X1, which yields MPTSAPPRRRHTMVRNYIRKTDRGMTYSKEKLKEAVAKIRSGELNGYEAANRYNIPRTTLYDYAKGKTFRSLTLGKPPALSSELEKVIADNLLALQENGFYFGRKDTLDLVGLYLKENKIRHPFKSGKPGECWLTSFCKRTNVTCKPLYKEFGNQDKGVIMVKEYYCILEMRIDKLELADKPGQIWHIEEHSFYRGKRVNSYDKEKDLTIVTICSAEGRKAPLLTVFKGKESHEWMLGKHVNVSHNSGMCREVFKSYFTTAFLNYIDDSKPNLVIFQGQSSLIDLDIIEAARKGQVTLIHAPTYLENINISIARTLKLKWDQIFGESTKEFATAASQRFDDLLEIEISEDFKNAGVHPFATICDSKLGSDRLKIYEEFVWFKDRHQNSMQMNKDTEQVMVNEDMEFQMNFEAEFDSSTSMSMTEEVQTPNKSSGEILRRALISVKKELMQHEQIRNNDRELTKAEEDHLVQYVTDLTNAGFIITEDQLIEAVDNIQGNPFKTRDQHRYTYECFLKSHPRLKEKLSRDVSDKITQESINVWLYRVRVYLKKHNLEEVLRQPRRIFNFGEIALNLNTKAKDQDHETDITNDDITVFVTASADGDVQAPSVLFPIKQSISCPWSKAEILTDQITDVFYDWLTEHDIQLPVVLFVHQMTHINLALFEFCKEKQIVLLALPHVEIQPLKEVFLPLREYWNENNDIKTFKKEELAKVLENYVKQDLSKEITKSFKACGIYPFNTNVKYNTNDIQTETSVKENHKEGKKVNEYQVNLLGEVEKRISSELLEEFKKTGDVWQGDPRHVSLFLFWKNVRDENKEDRREAEGTGKVFVEVCLEDVNDSAPGCNVSNMLI from the exons ATGCCAACGTCAGCTCCGCCAAGAAGaag ACACACAATGGTTCGAAACTACATCCGCAAAACTGACAGAGGCATGACGTACAGCAAAGAGAAACTAAAGGAGGCGGTCGCGAAGATCCGATCAGGAGAGCTGAACGGGTACGAAGCCGCCAACAGATACAACATACCTCGGACAACCTTGTACGACTACGCCAAAGGCAAGACTTTCAGGTCACTAACCCTCGGGAAACCACCAGCCCTTTCATCAGAACTCGAAAAAGTTATAGCTGATAATCTCCTAGCGCTACAGGAGAACGGATTCTATTTCGGAAGAAAAGACACATTAGATCTTGTGGGACTATATTTGAAAGAGAACAAGATAAGACATCCGTTTAAGTCTGGGAAACCTGGAGAATGCTGGCTAACCTCGTTCTGTAAAAGAACGAATGTAACTTGCAAACCGCTGTATAAAGAATTTGGGAATCAAGACAAAGGAGTAATTATGGTTAAGGAATATTATTGTATACTAGAAATGAGGATAGATAAGCTAGAATTAGCGGATAAACCGGGACAGATTTGGCATATTGAAGAGCATAGCTTTTATAGAGGGAAGAGAGTGAATAGTTATGATAAAGAAAAGGATCTAACTATTGTGACAATTTGTAGTGCTGAAGGCAGGAAAGCTCCACTTTTAACTGTCTTCAAAGGCAAGGAAAGCCACGAGTGGATGCTAGGAAAGCATGTAAATGTCAGCCATAACAGTGGTATGTGTAGAGAAGTATTTAAAAGCTATTTTACGACGGCATTCCTGAATTATATTGACGATAGTAAACCAAATTTGGTAATATTCCAAGGACAGAGCTCTCTAATTGATCTCGATATCATTGAGGCGGCAAGAAAAGGTCAAGTGACATTAATTCATGCCCCTACTTATTTGGAAAACATAAATATATCGATCGCTAGAACTTTGAAGCTTAAGTGGGACCAAATATTCGGGGAATCTACTAAAGAGTTTGCAACAGCCGCATCTCAGCGTTTCGACGATCTACTAGAGATTGAAATAAGCGAGGACTTCAAAAACGCCGGCGTCCATCCATTTGCCACGATTTGTGACAGTAAATTGGGAAGCGATCGTTTGAAAATCTACGAAGAATTTGTATGGTTTAAGGATAGGCATCAGAATAGCATGCAGATGAACAAGGATACAGAACAAGTGATGGTGAATGAAGATATGGAATTTCAAATGAATTTTGAGGCGGAATTTGACAGTTCGACATCGATGTCGATG ACTGAAGAAGTACAAACACCAAACAAATCCAGCGGCGAGATATTAAGAAGAGCCTTGATTTCTGTCAAAAAGGAACTAATGCAACATGAACAGATCCGTAACAATGATAGGGAATTAACCAAAGCTGAGGAGGACCATCTAGTTCAATATGTCACGGATTTAACTAACGCTGGATTTATAATAACTGAAGACCAATTAATTGAAGCCGTGGACAATATACAAGGAAACCCGTTTAAGACTAGGGACCAACATCGTTACACGTACGAGTGTTTCTTAAAAAGCCACCCTAGACTGAAAGAGAAATTATCACGAGATGTATCAGACAAAATTACACAAGAATCTATTAACGTCTGGCTTTATCGTGTACGGGTGtatctcaaaaaacacaatCTAGAAGAAGTCCTACGTCAGCCAAGACGAATTTTCAACTTCGGAGAGATAGCTCTAAATCTCAATACTAAAGCTAAAGACCAAGATCATGAAACCGATATTACGAATGATGATATAACAGTTTTCGTAACAGCATCAGCAGATGGCGATGTACAAGCTCCTTCTGTTTTATTCCCAATTAAGCAATCAATAAGCTGTCCCTGGTCGAAAGCAGAAATCCTTACCGATCAAATAACTGATGTATTTTATGACTGGTTGACTGAACACGATATTCAACTCCCTGTTGTCTTATTTGTACACCAAATGACTCACATCAACCTGGCTTTGTTTGAATTCTGCAAAGAAAAGCAAATTGTACTTTTAGCTTTACCACATGTCGAAATACAACCTCTGAAAGAAGTTTTTCTGCCATTAAGAGAATATTGGAATGAGAATAATGATATTAAAACGTTCAAAAAAGAAGAACTAGCAAAGGTGTTGGAAAATTATGTTAAACAGGACTTGAGCAAGGAAATTACGAAGAGTTTTAAAGCATGTGGCATATATCCTTTCAATACAAATGTTAAATACAATACGAATGATATTCAAACCGAAACATCCGTTAAAGAAAATCATAAAGAGGGAAAAAAAGTAAACGAATACCAAGTTAATCTTCTAGGAGAAGTAGAAAAAAGAATTTCAAGCGAACTCTTAGAAGAATTCAAAAAAACTGGAGATGTATGGCAAGGAGATCCTCGACATGTCAGTCTTTTTTTGTTCTGGAAGAATGTCCGCGATGAAAACAAAGAAGATAGAAGAGAGGCAGAAGGCACGGGAAAAGTGTTTGTGGAGGTCTGTTTAGAAGACGTGAACGATAGTGCTCCGGGTTGCAATGTTTCGAATatgttgatttaa
- the LOC134752010 gene encoding uncharacterized protein LOC134752010, with protein MSFRSSISNLMKHLKRKHGDIETVETKMFEDDKDSDSEGDEGNKVNPEDDKLQCGPVQEHFEITNADKKIATCSVCQVPLSYKSSMTVLLKHLRRKHNIDVGDVELSEDEEKKPDSPPPNLRSAIWPYFRITDPACKAARCLVCRKLLSYSTGTSNLRKHLMRKHPLINLPGPGEERKTIILSSGDQLYEYEVEAGEGDNKGDENDDNDQSEPVAIDEVFLDEFNGSINRIESDKKYKSKKRKHKDKKSIILDHSDSDDEVILKKPKKEDSIDIFGKYIASLLKELPKQTSNRLQKEFVKQIMNAQLESQNGYSEPQSQYSITIADAGASVPEDVRFEVITTKPEADKIND; from the exons ATGTCGTTTCGATCTTCGATTTCCAATTTGATGAAACATTTGAAAAGAAAACATGGGGATATCGAAACTGTGGAAACGAAGATGTTTGAGGATGACAAGGATTCGGACTCGGAAGGAGATGAGGGAAATAAAGT CAACCCCGAAGATGACAAGCTCCAATGCGGCCCCGTTCAAGAGCACTTCGAGATCACAAATGCCGACAAGAAAATAGCCACATGCTCCGTGTGCCAAGTCCCACTGTCATATAAGAGCTCCATGACAGTTCTGCTGAAGCATCTACGGAGGAAGCATAATATTGATGTCGGGGATGTAGAGCTTTCCGAGGATGAGGAGAAGAA GCCAGACTCTCCCCCACCCAACCTCCGCTCTGCCATCTGGCCTTACTTCCGTATAACGGATCCTGCCTGCAAAGCAGCTCGCTGCCTGGTGTGCCGCAAGCTTCTCTCATACAGCACGGGCACTTCCAACTTGAGGAAACATCTGATGAGGAAGCACCCATTGATAAATCTACCCGGACCTGGAGAAGAG AGAAAAACCATAATTCTGTCATCCGGCGACCAACTGTACGAGTACGAGGTGGAAGCGGGCGAGGGTGACAACAAAGGGGATGAAAATGATGACAACGATCAG AGCGAACCAGTAGCAATCGACGAAGTATTTCTCGACGAGTTCAACGGAAGCATTAACCGAATAGAATCCGACAAAAAGTACAAATCAAAGAAGAGAAaacataaagataaaaaatcAATTATTCTAGATCACTCCGACAGCGACGACGAAGTAATATTAAAAAAGCCTAAAAAAGAAGATAGTATAGATATATTCGGGAAATATATAGCGTCGTTACTGAAGGAATTACCGAAGCAGACATCGAATCGTTTGCAGAAAGAGTTTGTGAAGCAAATAATGAATGCTCAGCTTGAGTCTCAGAACGGATACTCAGAGCCACAGAGTCAATACTCGATCACGATAGCGGACGCGGGAGCGTCTGTGCCTGAAGATGTGAGGTTTGAGGTTATCACGACCAAACCTGAGGctgataaaataaatgattaa
- the LOC134751976 gene encoding uncharacterized protein LOC134751976 isoform X3, whose protein sequence is MTTATVERDVLKAFIQAYHDSPCLWDITSDLYKNKEMKQTAWGELTKILKKLDEDANVSSAKKKVDNLRSAYFREVRKVRASKLKARDDKEIFHPNLWYYKLMCFLGQSRSTHSQQSMSNSSYPLECDNKQDSSSDEELIETPPRRKPSSQGSSRKKRRAITKTQTLVEPLKYCEPKYQEQVENVEQKAKQPNYFGVYVGEQLEQVSSFQRTVAEKLISEVLFLAKTKNLSYDSKIETPSKRDSSDGLEPEYIMISSPPMVEEEEEEKDPCESTLLKELLTEGRNRK, encoded by the exons ATGACGACGGCGACGGTCGAGCGAGACGTTTTGAAGGCGTTTATTCAG GCATACCATGACAGCCCGTGCCTATGGGACATCACCTCCGACTTATACAAGAACAAGGAGATGAAGCAGACGGCGTGGGGCGAGCTCACCAAGATCCTAAAGAAGCTGGACGAAGATGCCAACGTCAGCTCCGCCAAGAAGaag GTGGATAATTTGAGATCGGCATACTTCAGGGAAGTGAGGAAG GTGCGAGCGTCCAAGCTGAAGGCGCGAGACGACAAGGAGATATTCCACCCGAACCTGTGGTACTACAAGCTGATGTGCTTCTTGGGTCAGAGTCGGTCGACACACTCACAGCAGTCTATGTCGAACTCTTCATACCCACTCGAATGTGATAACAAGCAAGATTCAAGTAGCGATGAG GAATTAATAGAAACTCCACCAAGAAGAAAACCCAGCTCTCAAGGCAGCTCTCGGAAAAAAAGAAGAGCAATAACTAAAACACAGACTCTAGTAGAACCTTTAAAGTATTGCGAACCAAAGTACCAAGAACAAGTAGAAAACGTAGAACAAAAAGCAAAGCAGCCAAATTACTTTGGGGTATACGTAGGTGAGCAATTAGAACAAGTATCTTCATTCCAAAGGACGGTAGCGGAAAAATTGATATCCGAAGTCCTATTTCTGGCGAAAACGAAGAATCTGAGCTACGACTCGAAGATAGAAACACCTTCGAAGAGGGACTCATCTGACGGTCTGGAACCGGAGTATATCATGATCTCGTCTCCTCCAATggtggaggaggaggaggaggagaagGACCCCTGCGAGTCGACTCTGTTAAAGGAATTGCTAACTGAAGGAAGAAATAGGAAATAA